The following proteins are encoded in a genomic region of Alnus glutinosa chromosome 8, dhAlnGlut1.1, whole genome shotgun sequence:
- the LOC133876155 gene encoding galactomannan galactosyltransferase 1-like, translated as MVLSNSQTSPTWKHTASSLVAHGFLFVSGVSLVWALLSFVYHPNPNFETFKTNPNLCYDPPQTTFYDDPHLSYDIERPMKDWDMKRREWFKHHPSFNAGLRNRILIVTGSQPSKCQNQVGDHLLLRLFKNKVDYSRLHGYDIFYNNALLHPKMTGFWAKYPLIRAAMLAHPEAEWIWWIDSDAMFTDMEFKIPLERYENHNLVVHGWKHLIYSKQSWTSVNAGVFLMRNCQWSMDFMQAWASMGPQTQNYDKWGRIQKSTFKDKMFPQSDDQSALIYLLLNKNERAKWEDKIYVESEYSLSGYWLGIVDDLTNERGAELMMGDCRGAVGSWRRPFVTHFTGCEPCSGDHNPMYTWEACWKGMLKALNFADNQVLSTFGFVHPDLLNSSWVSRRA; from the coding sequence atggtgCTGTCTAACTCTCAAACATCGCCTACTTGGAAACACACAGCCTCTTCTTTAGTCGCTCATGGGTTTCTCTTTGTAAGCGGGGTTTCTCTCGTTTGGGCCCTACTATCCTTCGTATaccaccctaaccctaattttgAAACCTTCAAAACCAATCCTAACCTTTGTTAtgatccccctcaaactactttCTATGACGACCCTCATCTCAGCTACGACATTGAGAGACCTATGAAAGACTGGGACATGAAGCGAAGAGAGTGGTTCAAGCATCATCCCTCCTTCAATGCCGGCTTACGCAATAGAATCCTCATCGTGACAGGATCACAACCGTCCAAATGTCAAAACCAAGTTGGAGATCATCTGCTATTGAGACTGTTCAAGAACAAAGTTGATTACTCCCGACTCCATGGCTACGACATCTTCTACAACAACGCCTTGCTCCATCCCAAAATGACCGGTTTCTGGGCAAAGTACCCCCTCATCCGCGCCGCCATGCTGGCCCACCCGGAGGCCGAGTGGATCTGGTGGATCGATTCAGACGCAATGTTCACAGACATGGAGTTCAAGATCCCATTGGAGAGGTACGAAAACCACAACCTGGTTGTGCACGGTTGGAAGCATTTGATATACAGCAAGCAAAGCTGGACAAGTGTGAATGCCGGGGTGTTTCTCATGCGGAACTGCCAATGGTCCATGGACTTCATGCAGGCATGGGCCAGCATGGGGCCACAGACCCAAAACTACGACAAGTGGGGCCGGATTCAGAAATCAACTTTCAAAGACAAGATGTTCCCTCAATCTGATGATCAATCGGCTTTGATTTATCTTCTTCTAAACAAGAATGAGAGAGCAAAGTGGGAGGACAAGATATACGTAGAGAGCGAGTACAGCCTCAGTGGGTACTGGCTGGGAATAGTCGACGATCTTACCAACGAGCGGGGGGCCGAGCTGATGATGGGCGACTGCCGTGGTGCAGTTGGCAGCTGGAGAAGGCCTTTTGTTACGCACTTTACCGGGTGCGAGCCATGTAGTGGAGACCACAATCCCATGTACACGTGGGAAGCTTGTTGGAAAGGGATGCTCAAGGCTTTGAATTTTGCAGATAATCAGGTGCTTTCTACATTCGGTTTCGTGCATCCGGACCTTCTCAATTCCTCCTGGGTATCCAGAAGAGCCTGA